Part of the Lentimicrobium sp. L6 genome, AAGTTCAAGAGCTGCAGAGCCTAAATGATTATCATATTGGTAGCGGATGCTAGGTGCTGAGTTCTGGATACTGGTTGCATTCTCCATCGTTTTAGTTTCTATGGAAACTATCTTTTTCTGGTCATCAGAAACATGCAAAGTTTCTCTTTCAAAATCTAAGGTACCTGCTACCGATTTACGATAAACTTCGAAACCTCCTAAATAGACTCGTTCTTCTACGATTCCACCAGTTTTCTCAATTACCTTTCTTACTCTTTCGCCTCCGACATCGTAGACATAGTATGCAGTTCCACCACCTCCTAGGTCTACTTCTTTAAGCTCGTCTTTGTAATCCCAGAGCATGGAAGCAAGATGTGGCATAGAAAGCATATTACCATGTGCATCGTAGGTATATTCGGTTACATTTTCTGTATGTACTAATAGTCGATTCGTATTATTGGCAAAATCATAATAATAATCACGAGTCCAGTTTCCATTGGATTTCATTTCCATCATATTGCCCAACTCATCATACTCGTATTGCTGTGTAAAGTTTTGCATGGCATTACTAGCAGTGTTGGGTAAAGCAATATTATCTACAAGATCTGTGTTTGAGGGCATTTGCAAACTTGTTAGCTCTCTTCCTGTAGCCGTTTTTAACCTATATAGTGCATCGTAAGTATATGCTCCTGTTGGTGCAATAACAGAATTATTATAATAATGCGTTTGCTGGGCATTATCTGTAATTTGAGTGATATTACCCACAGGGTCGTAGGTATAATTAATATCTTGTAAGATATCTATTCCAGTATTACGAGTTGTTAATAACCTATTTAACCTGAATGTCTCCTTGTCGTACTCATACTTGGTTTTACTGCCATTGCCATAATAAATCTCGGTTCTTTGGCCTTTTTCGTTATAATTGATATTGGTTACCGCAAGAACACTAGTTGTGCCTTTTACTTGGGCATGTACTGTCTCCAATAAACCTGCTTTATTATAAGTATAGGATTCCACAGTAGCATCTGGCTTAGTTATTTGCATAGGACGGTTCCCCGACGAACCTCGTTGTCGGGATTTGATTCGACTAAGCACTCCATTCTGTAGTGCAGTCTCACATAACATAGCGTCGTAAACAAAAGCCTGATTATAGGAGTGGTTCGCATCGAGAGATGGAGAATTGTCCCAGTCTATGGTATTTTTATAATTGGTTAGCATCTGCGTGGTCAAAGATAAATTTTTATTCAACACTTTTTTGGAAAAAGTGTTCAAAAACATCCGCTGAATATTATTGCCTACTCCAATGATATTTCTTCGGAAAACGGAGAACTCCTTCTTTTAGCTTCCTCCTGCGTCGGAATCTAACGTTCGTCAGACATGCTCCGTTTTTTATCCTGCTAAATATCATTTCCGCTTAACGGCAATACTATTAGGCGGAGTAGACTTTCTTTGAAAGTCTTTAAAAATGCGACCTGATACTTTACTGCTTTTCTTAGGGAAAGATGCGGCGTGAGTTTTATTTGTTACCTTCTCAACTTCTAAATTTACTCGTTCTTCTATATGCTGAAAATCTCTCAAATGCTCGTGTTTATTGCCAATCAAAGATAGTTGATTCTATGGAAACCTCCCCCAGGAAACAAAGAAAAGAGACCCTTTTTCAAAAGTCTCTTTTCTCATAAGCGCCATATCGTACACTACCCATATGGTACACTACTACATGTTATTCACTTTTCAAATAAAAAATGGAATGGTTTAAATCATCTTTTGTTAGAAATTTCACTAATTTATTAATTGAATCATATTCAAAACTAGATGAACTATAGGTGTCCAACATAGTCTTTGTAATAAAAATGTGATTTGAAATAATGCCTTTTTGATCTAATATTATTTCACAATTCGAGTTTAAACTGGATTCATTAATTTCAAAAATATTCATAATATATGTTCTTTTATGTGATTCAAACTTTCCAGTGCCAAAAACTAAATAATACAAATTATTATTTATACTTGCTCTCCTGTTAAAATTCCCAAAAATATAATATAGGTTTATTCGAAGTATTAACTTTGCCAGACTAAGTAAAGTCTATCCATTAACTGAGTGGTTGAAATATAAAGCTCAAATACGAGGCTTGTGAAATCATAAAAATCAAGGAGCCCCGACAGAAATCGTCGGGATGACTGTTTTATGGTGAGCATATAAAAGTAGTTGACTTTATAGATTAACACTAAATAAAAAATGAAATGAGTAACACCATAGACGCATTAAACTGGCGATATGCCGTTAAGAAGTTCGATACTAAAAAAATTTCTGCTGAAAAATTAGATATTATACTAGAAGCTTTGCGCTTAACACCATCCTCTCTTGGTCTTCAGGCTTGGAAATT contains:
- a CDS encoding RHS repeat domain-containing protein, which codes for MTTQMLTNYKNTIDWDNSPSLDANHSYNQAFVYDAMLCETALQNGVLSRIKSRQRGSSGNRPMQITKPDATVESYTYNKAGLLETVHAQVKGTTSVLAVTNINYNEKGQRTEIYYGNGSKTKYEYDKETFRLNRLLTTRNTGIDILQDINYTYDPVGNITQITDNAQQTHYYNNSVIAPTGAYTYDALYRLKTATGRELTSLQMPSNTDLVDNIALPNTASNAMQNFTQQYEYDELGNMMEMKSNGNWTRDYYYDFANNTNRLLVHTENVTEYTYDAHGNMLSMPHLASMLWDYKDELKEVDLGGGGTAYYVYDVGGERVRKVIEKTGGIVEERVYLGGFEVYRKSVAGTLDFERETLHVSDDQKKIVSIETKTMENATSIQNSAPSIRYQYDNHLGSAALELDDTAAIISYEEYHPFGTTSYRSGRTETEVSLKRYKYVGKLQP